Proteins encoded together in one Halorubellus sp. JP-L1 window:
- a CDS encoding endo-1,4-beta-xylanase, producing MPYDNVIRRNFLKGAVSASLLGACASSASGSEPTTDDPYYAGIQQTLTGMDLPEGSFRYAPTEAETMDVFDGQLWGQATQTRRQAESDQPFSTYFRIENTAPTSNFWDVGFNGSFRSDVAAGEVLLGVVYLRSPEAAGDATVDVFFKQNDGYENHVKRNAEISPGSEWTRYYFPVEYDESSGAGDAWIDFFLGYGEQVIDIGGIAVLSFADADVDVSDLPGIWSYQGRSPSAAWRADAEERIETHRKSDLTVEVLADGLPVSDATVDVSMTDHEYDFGSVVNAWKMADDSPEAQTYREQFREHFNKASIENGLKWDAWEDTHHRAATLETLEWLESNDVPVRGHTLIWPDFANTPDRIAQYSDDPDALHRAIAEHIRDEAGALSGRLTSWDVINEPYTSDEITDTLGRGSLVDWLEIAREADPETPRVVNDWGFLYEGSDEKREWYANLLDFLQSNDATLDGIGMQAHFSMHNKTRPGKVVDIIDRYASRGLDVEITEWDFRIDDPSSDSQLALQADYTRDMLTAVFSHPATTSFVGWGFWEGQMYHSSGAYFREDWSVKPNGCAYLDLVFDEWWTEETGTTSDDGSYQTRAFRGDYEITVEHGGTTKTVEATVSEGGSTVTVDVPSDEQSRTVETRQPSKVTKKVATFSGELTALGDASEVDCYFLYRVAGSYFWFATDVQSLDAPGTFETTIRHLRPDIEYEYYAVARTSDGKKQTGDTVTFRTKGNRNSEK from the coding sequence GTGCCATACGACAACGTAATCAGACGCAACTTCCTGAAGGGCGCGGTAAGTGCCTCCCTACTCGGCGCCTGTGCAAGCAGTGCGAGCGGGAGCGAACCGACGACCGATGACCCTTACTACGCCGGAATCCAACAGACGCTCACCGGGATGGATCTCCCAGAGGGGTCGTTCCGTTACGCACCGACCGAAGCGGAGACGATGGACGTGTTCGACGGCCAGCTGTGGGGCCAGGCCACGCAGACGAGACGGCAGGCGGAGTCCGACCAGCCGTTCTCCACGTACTTCCGCATCGAGAACACGGCGCCCACGTCCAACTTCTGGGACGTCGGCTTCAACGGCTCTTTCCGGAGCGACGTCGCCGCGGGAGAGGTCCTGCTCGGCGTCGTCTACCTCCGAAGCCCGGAAGCGGCGGGCGACGCGACGGTCGACGTCTTCTTCAAGCAGAACGACGGCTACGAGAACCACGTCAAGCGGAACGCCGAGATTTCGCCCGGGTCGGAGTGGACGCGGTACTACTTCCCCGTCGAGTACGACGAGTCGAGCGGCGCCGGCGACGCCTGGATCGACTTCTTCCTCGGATACGGCGAACAGGTCATCGACATCGGCGGCATCGCCGTGCTCAGCTTCGCCGACGCTGATGTGGACGTGAGCGACCTCCCGGGCATCTGGTCGTACCAGGGTCGGTCGCCGAGCGCGGCCTGGCGAGCGGACGCCGAGGAACGCATCGAGACCCACCGGAAATCGGACCTTACCGTCGAGGTCCTCGCCGACGGCTTGCCGGTATCCGACGCGACCGTCGACGTTTCCATGACCGACCACGAGTACGACTTCGGGAGCGTCGTGAACGCCTGGAAGATGGCGGACGACTCGCCCGAAGCACAGACGTACCGGGAGCAGTTCCGGGAGCACTTCAACAAAGCCAGCATCGAGAACGGTCTGAAGTGGGACGCCTGGGAAGACACGCACCACCGAGCGGCCACGCTCGAGACGCTCGAGTGGCTCGAGTCCAACGACGTCCCCGTTCGCGGGCACACGCTCATCTGGCCCGACTTCGCGAACACGCCTGACCGGATAGCGCAGTACTCCGACGACCCCGACGCCCTCCACCGCGCCATCGCCGAACACATCAGGGACGAGGCCGGCGCGCTCAGTGGCCGACTCACGTCTTGGGACGTCATCAACGAACCGTACACCTCCGACGAGATCACCGACACCCTCGGGCGAGGGAGCCTCGTCGACTGGCTGGAGATCGCGAGGGAGGCGGACCCCGAGACGCCCCGGGTCGTGAACGACTGGGGGTTCCTCTACGAGGGGTCGGACGAGAAGCGCGAGTGGTACGCGAACCTGCTCGACTTCCTCCAGTCGAACGACGCAACTCTCGACGGCATCGGCATGCAGGCCCACTTCAGCATGCACAACAAGACCCGGCCGGGGAAGGTCGTCGACATCATCGACCGCTACGCGTCCCGCGGCCTGGACGTCGAGATCACGGAGTGGGACTTCCGGATCGACGACCCGTCGAGCGACTCGCAGCTCGCGCTCCAGGCCGATTACACACGAGACATGTTAACGGCCGTGTTCAGTCATCCGGCGACGACGTCGTTCGTCGGGTGGGGGTTCTGGGAGGGCCAGATGTACCACTCCTCGGGCGCGTACTTCCGCGAGGACTGGTCGGTCAAACCGAACGGATGCGCCTACCTCGACCTCGTGTTCGACGAGTGGTGGACCGAAGAGACCGGGACGACGAGCGACGACGGCAGCTACCAGACGCGGGCCTTCCGCGGCGACTACGAGATCACGGTCGAGCACGGCGGGACGACGAAGACCGTCGAGGCGACCGTCTCGGAGGGCGGGTCGACGGTGACGGTCGACGTCCCGAGCGACGAGCAATCGCGGACCGTCGAGACGAGGCAGCCGTCGAAGGTGACGAAGAAGGTGGCGACGTTCTCGGGCGAGCTGACGGCGCTCGGGGACGCGTCCGAGGTCGACTGCTACTTCCTGTATCGAGTGGCGGGGTCGTACTTCTGGTTCGCGACTGACGTACAGTCCTTGGACGCCCCGGGGACGTTCGAGACGACCATCCGGCACCTGCGTCCGGACATCGAGTACGAGTACTACGCGGTCGCACGGACGAGCGACGGGAAGAAGCAGACCGGCGACACGGTGACGTTCCGGACGAAGGGCAACCGCAATAGCGAGAAGTAG
- a CDS encoding glycosyltransferase family 2 protein: MDFTSTLDSVYVGIGVLFVLTQILYFTGNITVLSLLLTPSKSVSRATADREPPMQVLLPAYAEPRELIERTLECIQSTDYPTDRLHVYVVYEEDDDVLASYIDELAADWAIEPVPVRQSAPVWDRIEDRWHDGEAFPANKARALTYALHVLDFDPDDVVTVFDADTLFEPHLFQLAVTGLETHDIVQAKQTVRNIDDGWLPLLESTGVTAWSCNVYERLTGRPYQLLGKGYFTRAETLYRLDGWNPYSITEDMELGIRAYKHGCSLGILDTYVQDICPAAYDDWITQKTRWANGPYEVLANSMLSGYDRLQFVGTMFLNQMISVLNVVGIPIGLIEFYLYLTGSGHAFPAVVRMMVLFNLLSWVFYTYKALDATSSTQSFDSAWDRLRYHLRSNIVTQTLYATVWTVPILLALRSHLAEDDLSFEVTPK; the protein is encoded by the coding sequence ATGGACTTCACATCGACGCTCGATAGCGTATACGTCGGAATCGGCGTGCTCTTCGTACTGACACAGATCCTCTACTTCACCGGTAACATCACCGTCCTGTCGTTACTCCTTACCCCCTCCAAGTCCGTGTCGCGGGCTACGGCCGACCGAGAGCCACCGATGCAAGTCCTGCTCCCCGCCTACGCCGAACCCCGGGAGCTCATCGAGCGCACGCTCGAGTGCATCCAGTCAACCGACTACCCTACCGACCGCCTGCACGTCTACGTCGTGTACGAGGAGGACGACGACGTCCTCGCGTCGTACATCGACGAACTGGCCGCCGATTGGGCCATCGAACCCGTCCCCGTGCGGCAGAGCGCCCCGGTTTGGGACCGGATCGAGGACCGCTGGCACGACGGCGAGGCGTTCCCGGCGAACAAAGCCCGGGCGCTTACCTACGCCCTCCACGTGCTCGACTTCGATCCGGACGACGTCGTCACCGTGTTCGATGCGGACACCCTCTTCGAGCCCCACCTGTTCCAGCTCGCCGTCACCGGTCTCGAAACCCACGACATCGTCCAGGCGAAGCAGACCGTCCGCAACATCGACGACGGCTGGCTCCCGCTCCTGGAGTCCACCGGCGTGACCGCGTGGTCGTGCAACGTCTACGAACGCCTGACGGGCCGTCCGTACCAGCTCCTCGGCAAGGGCTACTTCACGCGGGCCGAGACTCTCTACCGGCTCGACGGCTGGAACCCTTACTCGATCACCGAGGACATGGAACTCGGCATCAGAGCGTACAAGCACGGCTGCAGCCTGGGCATCCTGGACACGTACGTCCAGGACATCTGTCCCGCGGCGTACGACGACTGGATCACGCAGAAGACCCGGTGGGCGAACGGTCCCTACGAGGTGCTCGCGAACTCGATGCTCTCGGGATACGACCGCCTGCAGTTCGTCGGGACGATGTTCCTCAACCAGATGATCTCCGTCCTCAACGTCGTCGGCATTCCGATCGGCCTGATCGAGTTCTACCTGTACCTCACCGGTTCCGGCCACGCGTTCCCCGCGGTCGTCCGGATGATGGTCCTGTTCAACCTCCTGAGCTGGGTGTTCTACACGTACAAGGCGCTGGACGCCACGTCGTCTACGCAGAGCTTCGACAGCGCGTGGGACCGTCTCAGATACCACCTGCGTTCGAACATCGTCACGCAGACGCTGTACGCGACGGTCTGGACGGTCCCCATCCTCCTCGCGCTACGCTCCCACCTCGCGGAGGACGACCTCTCGTTCGAGGTGACCCCGAAATGA
- a CDS encoding DUF2298 domain-containing protein: MSDEHLSEPRSRSPSVARTYYSRARGLLTARSVVALLVTLLGALALWDNQVAQFLLLAAASTYFFSRVARPPNTKWDVGGYIVTSVFLVHVHLLGLLLLLAQNVRMFAVLPGRPVDDHLTLRRWLEFQVLVGMGVLPAATVRPKLFTRLPVEQELFVVLWAGVFLALLVVGLPVASRVFAPLASKGAGYALPLSMTVLTVVIYWAGHYRYGWFSVGAAFLVLGALSIHLGRDGSEIDWPAVGETVCVFLFAYVLMVTILSASPGVDPFGEAFHDYGQFKTLLRSAELPPEDVWFAGESVQYYYGGFVSAAFLADVTGTAPHYAYNLALAGFYAMLVTAAYETAAAIARHRGDAHHLAGAASAFFVGFGGNLYQALVTVVWAVPSPFDRIVETAVSGSLRPEAACVLGEAPREVSYFNAARIIPDTLNVFPILHWFTGELHPNLMSTPFLLLAVGVLYSYYRAPAENRRLRLGLLFLALPLMIGFVATVNTWDVATVLGMATLTLVFAPTDSLSTLWNRSGRDGNPNTIVEEAVQLVRSIPPLTLLSAAGVIVALPFLLQTASGRELALVPASRRSTAIGLLLVHGSFLVVFGLYFLGRLRDRDRRTVLVLLAVSVPWLLLVAGPRRYRVIGLFVPFLVVTWYLRQRDRDLGYETVLVIGGLGLVLIVEFVYVVEDAAAFRFNTVYKFYVHVWLLWGVAAGVLLPRLVRGRFATWSVPTLRRQQVGVVFAVCLLVSVGLFATIAWSNRATGYQDPSLDGMRYAESEYPEETEAIQWLDERSGTPTMLSAPGETRYIWEASPGASLSGIPTYVGWLHEGAYRSWSAYYGRQLVADTIFNGSSPEQRKRLLVFNDIRYVYVGPSERARYDDVEPFSFPGVSVAFRNDAVTIYRVDQSRLATNTDLSAGRVGGSPEARGKPLPADEPACRDDSDDSLKGPLLPNPFGWI; encoded by the coding sequence ATGAGCGACGAACACCTCTCGGAGCCTCGCTCTCGCTCGCCGAGCGTCGCGAGGACGTACTACTCTCGAGCGAGAGGGCTTCTCACCGCGCGGAGCGTCGTCGCCCTCCTCGTGACCCTCCTCGGTGCCCTCGCCCTCTGGGACAACCAGGTCGCGCAATTCCTCCTCCTGGCGGCCGCGTCAACGTACTTCTTCTCACGCGTCGCTCGGCCACCGAACACGAAGTGGGACGTCGGCGGATACATCGTCACCAGCGTCTTCCTCGTCCACGTCCACCTCCTCGGACTACTCCTGCTCCTCGCCCAGAACGTCCGGATGTTCGCGGTGCTCCCCGGTCGACCCGTCGACGACCACCTCACCCTCAGGCGATGGCTTGAGTTCCAGGTGCTCGTCGGGATGGGCGTGCTCCCCGCCGCGACCGTTCGACCGAAGCTCTTCACGCGACTCCCCGTCGAACAGGAGCTGTTCGTCGTCCTCTGGGCCGGCGTCTTCCTCGCGTTGCTCGTCGTCGGTCTCCCCGTCGCCAGCCGCGTCTTCGCGCCGCTCGCGAGCAAGGGCGCGGGGTACGCGCTCCCGCTCTCGATGACCGTCCTCACTGTCGTCATCTACTGGGCCGGTCACTACCGGTACGGCTGGTTCTCCGTGGGCGCCGCCTTCCTCGTCCTCGGGGCGCTCTCGATACACCTCGGCCGGGACGGCAGCGAGATCGACTGGCCGGCGGTCGGCGAGACCGTCTGCGTGTTCCTGTTCGCGTACGTCCTGATGGTAACAATCCTCTCCGCCTCGCCGGGTGTCGACCCGTTCGGGGAGGCGTTCCACGACTACGGCCAGTTCAAGACGCTCCTGCGGTCCGCGGAACTGCCACCCGAGGACGTCTGGTTCGCCGGCGAATCCGTCCAGTACTATTACGGCGGATTCGTCTCGGCCGCGTTCCTCGCCGACGTTACGGGGACGGCCCCTCACTATGCGTACAACCTCGCACTCGCCGGCTTCTACGCGATGCTCGTCACCGCCGCCTACGAGACGGCCGCCGCCATCGCACGACATCGCGGAGACGCGCACCACCTCGCGGGCGCCGCGAGCGCGTTCTTCGTCGGATTCGGCGGGAACCTCTACCAGGCCCTCGTGACCGTCGTCTGGGCGGTCCCGTCGCCGTTCGACCGGATCGTCGAGACCGCCGTCTCCGGCTCGCTCCGGCCGGAAGCGGCGTGCGTCCTCGGCGAAGCGCCGAGGGAGGTCTCGTACTTCAACGCCGCGCGCATCATCCCAGATACCCTGAACGTCTTCCCGATACTGCACTGGTTCACCGGCGAACTGCACCCGAACCTGATGAGCACCCCGTTCCTGCTCCTCGCTGTCGGCGTCCTCTACAGTTACTACAGAGCGCCAGCGGAGAATCGCAGGTTACGTCTGGGCCTGCTCTTCCTCGCCCTACCGCTGATGATTGGGTTCGTGGCGACGGTGAACACCTGGGACGTCGCGACGGTCCTCGGGATGGCGACCCTGACACTGGTCTTCGCACCCACTGACTCGCTCTCGACGCTCTGGAATCGATCCGGTCGAGACGGGAACCCGAACACGATTGTCGAAGAAGCCGTCCAGCTGGTTCGTTCGATTCCGCCGCTGACCCTGCTATCTGCGGCGGGCGTCATCGTCGCACTTCCGTTCCTCTTGCAGACAGCGAGCGGTCGAGAGCTCGCGCTGGTACCGGCCTCCCGCCGGAGCACCGCGATCGGTCTCCTCCTCGTCCACGGGAGCTTCCTCGTCGTTTTCGGCCTCTACTTCCTCGGGCGACTACGGGACCGCGACCGCCGGACGGTGCTCGTGCTCCTCGCCGTCTCCGTCCCGTGGCTGCTCCTCGTCGCAGGACCGAGACGCTACCGCGTAATTGGTCTCTTCGTTCCGTTCCTCGTCGTCACGTGGTACCTCAGACAGCGCGACCGCGACCTCGGCTACGAGACGGTCCTCGTGATCGGCGGGCTCGGACTGGTCCTGATCGTTGAGTTCGTTTACGTCGTCGAAGACGCTGCGGCGTTCCGGTTCAACACCGTCTACAAGTTCTACGTCCACGTCTGGCTGCTGTGGGGCGTCGCTGCGGGCGTGTTGCTCCCGCGGCTCGTCCGGGGGAGATTCGCCACGTGGTCGGTACCGACCCTGCGACGCCAACAGGTCGGCGTCGTCTTCGCAGTCTGTCTGCTCGTTTCCGTCGGGCTCTTCGCGACCATCGCCTGGTCGAACAGAGCGACGGGCTACCAGGACCCGTCGCTCGACGGGATGCGGTATGCGGAGAGCGAATACCCCGAGGAGACCGAGGCGATCCAGTGGCTCGACGAACGGTCTGGCACGCCGACGATGCTGTCCGCACCCGGCGAGACGAGATACATCTGGGAGGCGAGCCCTGGCGCCAGTCTCTCGGGAATTCCGACGTATGTCGGTTGGCTGCATGAAGGAGCGTACCGGAGCTGGTCGGCGTACTACGGTCGACAGCTCGTCGCCGACACCATCTTCAACGGGAGCTCGCCGGAGCAACGCAAGCGACTACTCGTCTTCAACGACATCCGCTACGTCTACGTCGGACCGAGCGAGCGAGCGCGCTACGACGACGTCGAACCCTTCTCGTTCCCGGGCGTGTCGGTCGCGTTCCGGAACGACGCCGTGACGATATATCGGGTCGACCAGTCGCGTCTCGCGACGAACACCGACCTCTCCGCTGGAAGAGTCGGCGGGTCGCCCGAGGCGAGAGGCAAACCGCTTCCGGCGGACGAACCCGCCTGCCGAGACGACTCCGACGACTCGCTCAAAGGCCCACTCCTCCCGAATCCGTTCGGTTGGATCTGA
- a CDS encoding PQQ-dependent sugar dehydrogenase → MTDGWRGRAPAEIEGETNPTLSLEPGVEYELRWENVDGRPHNVVIHDSAGIELERTELVRDEGETQTLTFTASREMDAYFCEVHPTSMRGEIALGESETETTAESARDSVFATGPSGRLELVAEGLTAPFRMKVPPGDSDRRFVVDQLGYVHVLGPDGLADEPFLDISDQLVAVGEGTWSSYDERGLLGLAFHPDFQDNGRFYVRYSAPGGPFADFGHRELLSEFTAVSNLEAADPDSERVFLDIPHPGPIHNAGAVTFGPDGYLYVAVADGSGANDWQDGNGHVSDWYDGNQGGNGQDVTENLLGSILRIDVDGTGGERPYAVPDDNPLVDREGLDEHYAWGLRNPWQMSFDDDGRLFVADPGASRYEEVNIVEKGGNYGWNVREGTHCFDAGTFGNPADCPKSTPESIRGGEELRDPIIEYPHTTGDGTPIGSAVVGGHLYDGDSFPQLRDKYVFADFSTSYETPSGTLMAAAPSSDGDGLWSIEEVVFEEFEHGRLDRYIFSVELGPDGELYLLTKKSAAPKDQNGAIYKLVPPDEPTGTSSGTEGAAGSVEPTVGDVAQAGDGTGDTHRDLVVLGGLGGLTAIVLYLLGRDESS, encoded by the coding sequence GTGACGGACGGGTGGCGCGGGCGGGCACCGGCCGAGATCGAGGGGGAGACGAACCCGACGCTCTCGCTCGAGCCGGGAGTGGAATACGAGTTGAGGTGGGAGAACGTCGACGGGCGGCCTCACAACGTCGTCATCCACGACTCGGCGGGGATCGAGCTCGAACGCACCGAGCTGGTGCGGGACGAGGGTGAGACGCAGACGCTCACGTTTACCGCTTCGAGGGAGATGGACGCGTACTTCTGCGAGGTCCATCCGACGTCGATGCGCGGTGAGATAGCGCTGGGTGAAAGTGAGACGGAGACGACGGCCGAGTCGGCGCGGGACAGCGTCTTCGCTACGGGTCCGTCGGGCCGGCTGGAACTCGTCGCCGAGGGACTCACTGCGCCGTTCCGGATGAAGGTTCCCCCAGGGGATTCGGACCGGCGGTTCGTCGTCGACCAGCTCGGCTACGTCCACGTGCTCGGTCCCGACGGCCTGGCGGACGAACCGTTCCTCGACATCAGCGACCAGCTGGTCGCGGTTGGCGAGGGGACGTGGTCCAGCTACGACGAGCGCGGACTCCTTGGACTGGCGTTCCATCCTGACTTCCAGGACAACGGCCGGTTCTACGTTCGATACAGCGCACCCGGTGGTCCGTTCGCGGACTTCGGGCATCGTGAGCTGCTCTCGGAGTTCACAGCGGTGTCGAATCTAGAGGCGGCGGACCCGGACTCCGAGCGGGTGTTCCTCGACATCCCACACCCGGGTCCGATTCACAACGCCGGCGCGGTGACGTTCGGTCCCGACGGCTACCTGTACGTGGCGGTAGCGGACGGAAGCGGTGCCAACGACTGGCAGGACGGGAACGGTCACGTATCGGACTGGTACGACGGCAATCAGGGTGGGAACGGGCAGGACGTCACCGAGAACCTCCTCGGGAGCATCCTCAGGATCGACGTGGACGGAACCGGGGGCGAGAGGCCGTACGCCGTCCCCGACGACAATCCGCTCGTCGACAGGGAGGGACTCGACGAACACTACGCATGGGGGCTACGAAATCCCTGGCAGATGTCTTTCGACGACGACGGCCGCCTGTTCGTCGCGGACCCCGGTGCCAGCCGCTACGAGGAAGTGAACATCGTCGAGAAGGGGGGCAACTATGGGTGGAACGTCAGGGAGGGAACCCACTGCTTCGACGCTGGGACCTTCGGGAATCCCGCGGATTGCCCGAAATCGACCCCGGAGTCGATTCGCGGCGGCGAGGAGCTCCGGGACCCCATCATCGAATACCCGCATACCACCGGGGATGGGACCCCGATCGGAAGCGCGGTCGTCGGCGGGCATCTGTACGACGGTGACTCCTTCCCACAGCTGCGAGACAAGTACGTGTTCGCCGACTTCAGTACGTCGTACGAGACCCCGTCCGGGACGCTCATGGCTGCCGCCCCGTCGTCCGATGGAGACGGTCTCTGGTCGATAGAGGAGGTTGTCTTCGAGGAGTTCGAGCACGGACGGCTCGATCGATACATTTTCTCCGTGGAACTGGGCCCCGACGGAGAGCTCTACCTTCTGACGAAGAAGTCGGCTGCACCGAAGGACCAGAACGGAGCGATCTACAAACTGGTTCCGCCCGACGAACCGACGGGCACTTCGAGCGGTACCGAGGGGGCCGCGGGGAGCGTCGAGCCGACCGTCGGCGACGTCGCACAAGCGGGCGACGGGACGGGAGACACGCACCGCGACCTCGTCGTCCTCGGCGGTCTCGGTGGTCTCACGGCGATCGTCCTGTACCTCCTCGGTCGCGACGAGTCGTCCTAG
- a CDS encoding NAD+ synthase, with protein MLDLRFSDDELRERRDHIETFIQDVVADAGADGAVLGLSGGVDSTTTAYLAANALGTENLYGLVLPAEVSSDENMSDAERVAVDLGIDYDVVEIEPLVDALVDAVPESDGDRTAVGNARARMRGVINYYVANEENRVVLGTGNRAEALTGYFTKYGDQAVDCNPIGNLYKQQVRQLASHLGAPDELAEKEATAELWADQTDEDELGVDYDTIDAILALHVDGDLSPAATERALDVDRDAIATVRELYERSKHKRAMPPAPVDPTP; from the coding sequence ATGCTCGACTTGCGCTTCTCCGACGACGAACTGCGCGAGCGCCGCGACCACATCGAGACGTTCATTCAGGACGTCGTCGCCGACGCCGGCGCCGACGGCGCCGTCCTCGGACTCTCCGGTGGCGTCGACTCGACGACGACCGCGTACCTCGCCGCGAACGCGCTCGGCACCGAGAACCTCTACGGGCTCGTCCTCCCCGCCGAAGTCTCGAGCGACGAGAACATGAGCGACGCCGAACGCGTCGCCGTGGACCTCGGGATCGACTACGACGTCGTCGAGATCGAGCCGCTCGTCGACGCGCTCGTCGACGCCGTCCCCGAGAGCGACGGGGACCGGACCGCCGTCGGGAACGCCCGAGCTCGCATGCGCGGCGTCATCAACTACTACGTCGCGAACGAGGAGAACCGCGTCGTCCTCGGCACGGGCAATCGCGCGGAAGCGCTCACGGGCTACTTCACGAAGTACGGCGACCAGGCCGTCGACTGCAACCCGATCGGGAACCTCTACAAGCAACAAGTCCGCCAGCTCGCCAGCCACCTCGGCGCGCCCGACGAACTCGCGGAGAAGGAAGCGACCGCGGAACTCTGGGCCGACCAGACCGACGAGGACGAACTCGGCGTCGACTACGACACCATCGACGCCATCCTCGCGCTCCACGTCGACGGCGACCTCTCCCCGGCCGCGACCGAGCGCGCGCTCGACGTCGACCGCGATGCGATCGCGACCGTCCGCGAACTCTACGAGCGCAGCAAACACAAGCGCGCGATGCCGCCTGCCCCCGTTGACCCGACGCCCTGA
- a CDS encoding enoyl-CoA hydratase/isomerase family protein produces MIRVEREGAVCVVSIDRPARRNALRPADLDALAAAVREASAPVVLLRGEGTAFCAGADLDVVSGLDRDGARDLAARGQRVVRAFEAADAVIVAGVDGAARGGGVEIALGCDLRVATPDASFAEPGVSLGLFGAWGGTARLARVCGESDAMDLALSGRRVDAETALRMGLVSRIVDDPRAVADEIAAHPPDALAALKRRMRDRDDVPTQEAREVEAFADLVAAHAEDIAASRRED; encoded by the coding sequence GTGATTCGAGTCGAGCGCGAGGGCGCGGTGTGCGTGGTGAGCATCGACCGGCCGGCGCGACGGAACGCGCTCCGGCCCGCGGACCTGGACGCGCTCGCGGCCGCAGTCCGGGAGGCGAGCGCGCCGGTGGTGCTCTTGCGCGGGGAGGGGACGGCGTTCTGTGCGGGCGCGGACCTGGACGTGGTGTCGGGCCTGGACCGCGACGGGGCGCGGGACCTGGCGGCGCGCGGCCAGCGAGTCGTACGCGCGTTCGAGGCAGCGGACGCGGTGATCGTGGCGGGCGTCGACGGCGCGGCGCGCGGCGGTGGCGTGGAGATCGCGCTCGGGTGTGACCTCCGGGTGGCGACGCCGGACGCGTCGTTCGCGGAACCGGGCGTGTCGCTGGGGCTGTTCGGCGCGTGGGGTGGGACCGCGCGTCTGGCGCGCGTCTGCGGCGAGAGCGACGCGATGGACCTCGCGCTCTCCGGGCGGCGCGTGGACGCCGAGACGGCGCTCCGGATGGGACTGGTGTCGCGGATCGTCGACGACCCGCGTGCGGTCGCCGACGAGATCGCGGCACACCCGCCGGACGCGCTCGCGGCACTGAAGCGCCGGATGCGCGACCGCGACGACGTCCCGACCCAGGAGGCTCGGGAGGTCGAGGCGTTCGCGGACCTCGTCGCCGCGCACGCCGAGGACATCGCCGCGTCGCGGCGCGAGGACTGA
- a CDS encoding ferritin-like domain-containing protein yields the protein MTDSNETTNDIAERIATSINDRLGDDDASRRGFLGRTALAGGGLLALGSGVGLTVADEHEDDDGMEAAFDDVEGTDLDVLNYALTLEHLEDALYQEATETFDESDYADSDALSGADEEAVADVVEYVQTAGEQEATHVDVLTQAVELLGGDPAQAGEYDFGIESADEFLQTAAVVENVGVSAYAGAAPHVESPDLLGVALSIHSVEARHAAVLNDVVGEPPFPNAFDAARSQQEVLDAAGPFITGGNMTDGNETDGNMTDGNATEGTTTTAGNETTTEDYS from the coding sequence ATGACTGACTCGAACGAGACCACGAACGACATCGCAGAACGCATCGCGACATCGATCAACGACCGCCTCGGAGACGACGACGCGTCCAGACGCGGCTTCCTCGGGCGGACAGCCCTCGCAGGCGGCGGACTCCTCGCCCTCGGGAGCGGCGTCGGCCTCACCGTCGCCGACGAACACGAGGACGACGACGGCATGGAGGCCGCCTTCGACGACGTCGAGGGCACCGACCTCGACGTCCTCAACTACGCGCTCACGCTCGAACACCTCGAGGACGCACTCTACCAGGAGGCGACCGAGACGTTCGACGAGAGCGACTACGCCGACTCCGACGCGCTCAGCGGCGCCGACGAGGAAGCAGTCGCCGACGTCGTCGAGTACGTCCAGACGGCCGGTGAACAGGAGGCGACGCACGTCGACGTCCTCACGCAAGCCGTCGAGCTCCTCGGCGGCGACCCCGCGCAGGCGGGCGAGTACGACTTCGGCATCGAGTCCGCCGACGAGTTCCTCCAGACCGCCGCCGTCGTCGAAAACGTCGGCGTGTCGGCGTACGCCGGCGCCGCACCGCACGTCGAGAGCCCCGACCTCCTCGGCGTCGCGCTCTCCATCCACAGCGTCGAGGCGCGCCACGCCGCAGTCCTGAACGACGTCGTCGGCGAACCGCCGTTCCCGAACGCCTTCGACGCGGCGCGCTCGCAGCAGGAAGTCCTCGACGCCGCCGGCCCGTTCATCACCGGAGGGAACATGACCGACGGCAACGAGACCGACGGCAACATGACCGATGGCAACGCGACCGAGGGAACGACGACGACTGCCGGAAACGAGACCACCACCGAGGACTACTCGTAG